The DNA window GTAGGTATCATAGGTAAGTTCTGTCAAGGTTCCCGGCTGATCTGAATCCGCAAAATATGCTTGGGGGATCTGGGATAATTCTTCCGGCAGTGAAGCCTTTGTCACCGTCTCTCCCGCCGCTGTCGTCTCCGTCTCCTCTTCTTTTTCCTTTCGTTCCGTCCGGCTTTGTCCACATCCAGCCACAAGGACTGACACAGCCATAAGCGCTGTCAGCAGAAAGGCCGCCGGAATTCTGGTATTTCTCACAGTATCACCTCCCTGTACATCCTAATTATAATCCAGGAAGGTATGCGGCAGAATCCACGTCTTGGTTGTGGAATATATACCCAAAGGTTTTCACCTTTATTCCGACAGAAATTCTCGGACATTTTCTCTGGTTACTTTCTCATAAGGCAGATAGATGTATCTCTCGTTCTCAAATTGGATCTCCTCCATCCCGCTGCCCGTCACTGCCGCTACCGCCAGTTCCGCCATAGCCTCTGCCTGGCCTTCTTTATCGTTATATACCGTTCCGTCCAGCTTTAAGTCCACCACAGCCTTTAGTCCCACATCCGTTCCGTCAATTCCGAAAAAGGCCGGCATACTGGCCTCTGTGCGGTTGAGCTTCTCGTAGGCCTCGATGGCGCCAAGGGCCATGTCGTCATTATTGGCTAAGACAAGTTCGATCTGGTTCTGATGCTGGCCGATCATCTGGAGCATCCGGTTTTGGGCCTGCGCCCGGTTCCAATTGGCGATCCCGTAACTTAGTTTTTCCAGGCTCACCCCTCTGCCCTTCAGGGTATCTACCGCATTTTCCGTCCGTATGATGGCATCCTGGTGGCCCGGCTCTCCTTCCAGCACCACATACTGGATCTGCCCGTCCTTATTCCGGTCAATGCTGGCATCCTCCTGTATCAGATCCGCCGCCAGCTCACCCTGCATGATCCCCGACTCTTTCGCATCCGCTCCTACATAATAGAGGCGGTCCCACTGCTGCAGGTCCTCCGCCACAGGTTCCCTGTTGAAAAATATGATCGGCACGTCATTTTCCCTGGCAAGATCAATGATCTCCGATGGGTCCGCCCGGTCCACCAGATTGACGCAAAGCACATTGCATCCGGCATCCAGCATCTCTTTTACCTGGTCGTCCTGTTTCCGCTGCTGCCCGGCCGCATCCCGGATGGTCACCACCGTCCGCAGATCCGCCCTCTCATATTGGTTCATCTGTTCCTCGAAACAATCTACCAGCTCACTGATAAAGGTGTCGCTTTGATTATAGCAGGCCACTCCCACATAGATTTTATCGATCTCGTCCGTCTGCCGCTTCCCGCAGGCAGACATTGCCAAGACGCTAAAACAGCATAAAACCACTGCTGCCAAAAATCTTTTTCTCTTCATACGTTTCTTCCTCTGCCATTTAGCCAGGCTTCTACTGGCTCATTGTATAAATGATCTCCTGATTTTCCTCCGTAAACAGGTTCTCTTTTCTGATCACCGTGTGGGTGACGGTACTGCTTTCTGTCTTTTGGAAGAAATGCCTCAGGTTCTCCGAAAGCTGTGTCAAGCTTTGATATCCCACGCCAAACTCGTCCGGCACTACCAGACACTCTGCCACGCCGGTATCCAGATAATAGATGGCTTCTGGCGAATTCCCAATGCCATATACCAGCGCTCCGTGAAGGTCGTTTCCTGCCGCCGCCTCTCCTGCTGCCGTCAGGCTGCGGTCATCGAGGGCCGCGATCAGATCCACCGTTGGCTGGGCTTCCAAACTCTTCTTCCCCTGGCCCACGGCGCCTGCCACCGACCAGCGGATATTGGCGCCCGATCCTTCCAGGCCGTCCAGGAATCCTTCCCTCCGGCTTTCTGCCGCCTCTGTCGCCTCTGCCTCCACCGCGATGCCTATGGTCTTTCCTTCCAGATTCCCATTGTATTCCTCCAGCAGTTCCTCTGCCAGTGCTTTCCCCATGCTGTAGTTATCCGGCTGCACCACCGGAAGGCCAGAGGATTCTTCGCCATTCAGGGTCCCGGATTCTACCAGCAGCACCGGAAGGCGCCTGGATACCTTCTCCAGCATTTCCGCCGTGTCCTCTCCGGAAACAGGCTGTATAATAAGCCCATCCGCCCCGTTATCAATCTCCTGCTGGATCACATTTTGCTCATCTTCCGCAGTCATAATCCCCTCGGTGTCTACCACGAACATTTCAATGCCCTGATCTGCCGCCGCCATCTTAAGGCCATATTTGAAGGCCGCCCACTGGCTGTCGTCAGAATTCTGCACAATCACAGACACCCGTTCTCTGTCATTGACGCTGTTCCCAAGAAACATAAAGACTGCCAATATGATCACTGCCAGCGCCAGGGATGCTTCCAAG is part of the Lachnospiraceae bacterium KGMB03038 genome and encodes:
- a CDS encoding galactose ABC transporter substrate-binding protein, with the translated sequence MKRKRFLAAVVLCCFSVLAMSACGKRQTDEIDKIYVGVACYNQSDTFISELVDCFEEQMNQYERADLRTVVTIRDAAGQQRKQDDQVKEMLDAGCNVLCVNLVDRADPSEIIDLARENDVPIIFFNREPVAEDLQQWDRLYYVGADAKESGIMQGELAADLIQEDASIDRNKDGQIQYVVLEGEPGHQDAIIRTENAVDTLKGRGVSLEKLSYGIANWNRAQAQNRMLQMIGQHQNQIELVLANNDDMALGAIEAYEKLNRTEASMPAFFGIDGTDVGLKAVVDLKLDGTVYNDKEGQAEAMAELAVAAVTGSGMEEIQFENERYIYLPYEKVTRENVREFLSE
- a CDS encoding sugar ABC transporter substrate-binding protein is translated as MKHSKKMFVLLEASLALAVIILAVFMFLGNSVNDRERVSVIVQNSDDSQWAAFKYGLKMAAADQGIEMFVVDTEGIMTAEDEQNVIQQEIDNGADGLIIQPVSGEDTAEMLEKVSRRLPVLLVESGTLNGEESSGLPVVQPDNYSMGKALAEELLEEYNGNLEGKTIGIAVEAEATEAAESRREGFLDGLEGSGANIRWSVAGAVGQGKKSLEAQPTVDLIAALDDRSLTAAGEAAAGNDLHGALVYGIGNSPEAIYYLDTGVAECLVVPDEFGVGYQSLTQLSENLRHFFQKTESSTVTHTVIRKENLFTEENQEIIYTMSQ